The Arachis ipaensis cultivar K30076 chromosome B07, Araip1.1, whole genome shotgun sequence genome includes a window with the following:
- the LOC107607761 gene encoding pentatricopeptide repeat-containing protein At5g16420, mitochondrial-like → MEGEWQPAMVPVIDATVVFEDPDRNDVGLGVSRGNALAHNGGSGDVGRTVERGGSPGPGQRDCDKEGEVSDSQCLEDQMLENKLTWELAKESGAVLYNEEDDIMAIFQAQNEEIALRRKLAKQKAKMRRYRPKTKNRGLWGDGKMRIVKDLKNKHNLSMACPVPHTSSITPTPSSPLPQPLPPSLLPPLLHPPLSRPSPSRPKLALRTFTRIESFGIQPSTKALNATLNALVQCKRYDLAHFVFKNCMAKFRVVPNVVSCNILRKALCKGNNIDAAVRVLDEMPAIGVVPNVVSYTTVLGGYALRGDMRGAKRVFMEILGKGWLPNATTYTVLVSGFCRQGMFVDAIKVMDEMEENGLEPNEVTYSVMIVAYCKGKKSGEALNVLDDMLGKNHVPSSALCCRVVDMLCKEGNVENACEVWRKLLRMNCSRDDAVTGTLVHWLCKKGKVIEARKALDEFGGGAVPSLLTYNTLIVGICEKGELCEAARLWDDMVEKGRVPNAFTYNMLIEGFCKVGNVKEGIRII, encoded by the exons ATGGAGGGCGAATGGCAGCCGGCTATGGTCCCGGTGATTGATGCGACAGTAGTATTCGAGGACCCAGACAGAAATGACGTTGGGCTGGGGGTTAGTCGAGGGAATGCCCTGGCCCACAATGGAGGTAGTGGGGATGTTGGACGGACTGTGGAACGTGGTGGAAGTCCCGGACCTGGGCAGCGTGACTGTGACAAAGAGGGCGAGGTCAGTGACTCTCAATGCCTAGAGGACCAGATGTTGGAAAATAAACTGACCTGGGAGCTGGCAAAGGAATCAGGTGCTGTGTTATACAATGAGGAAGATGACATAATGGCAATTTTTCAGGCACAGAATGAAGAAATAGCACTGAGGAGGAAATTGGCGAAACAAAAGGCGAAGATGAGGCGTTACAGACCCAAAACTAAAAACAG ggggttatGGGGTGACGGAAAGATGAGAATAGTGAAGGATTTAAAAAACAAACATAATTTGAGTATG GCATGTCCCGTtccacacacatcctccatcACTCCCACCCCTTCTTCACCTCTGCCGCAACCTCTGCCGCCATCACTGTTGCCGCCTCTCCTGCACCCACCACTCTCACGTCCTTCACCGTCACGCCCAAAATTGGCACTCAGGACCTTCACGAGGATCGAATCTTTTGGGATTCAACCCTCCACGAAGGCCCTGAATGCCACGCTTAATGCCCTGGTTCAGTGCAAGCGCTATGATTTAGCACATTTTGTTTTTAAGAATTGTATGGCCAAATTTAGGGTTGTGCCCAATGTGGTTAGTTGCAATATTTTACGGAAGGCTCTTTGTAAAGGGAACAATATAGATGCAGCGGTTAGGGTTTTGGATGAGATGCCTGCAATAGGTGTGGTGCCCAATGTGGTGAGTTACACTACTGTTTTAGGTGGGTATGCTTTGAGGGGTGACATGAGGGGTGCAAAGAGGGTTTTTATGGAGATTTTGGGGAAAGGGTGGTTACCTAATGCAACTACTTACACTGTCTTGGTGAGTGGGTTTTGTAGGCAAGGGATGTTTGTTGATGCAATTAAGGTGATGGATGAGATGGAGGAGAATGGGCTTGAGCCTAATGAGGTTACTTATAGTGTTATGATTGTGGCGTATTGTAAGGGAAAGAAGTCCGGGGAGGCACTTAATGTGCTCGACGATATGCTTGGGAAGAATCATGTGCCGAGTTCGGCACTGTGTTGTAGGGTTGTTGATATGTTGTGCAAGGAAGGGAATGTTGAGAACGCTTGTGAGGTTTGGAGGAAGCTCTTGAGGATGAATTGCAGCCGCGATGATGCTGTCACGGGTACTCTTGTTCATTGGCTGTGTAAGAAGGGGAAGGTGATTGAGGCAAGGAAGGCGCTTGATGAATTTGGGGGTGGTGCGGTTCCAAGTCTATTGACATATAACACATTGATTGTCGGAATCTGCGAGAAAGGGGAGCTCTGTGAGGCTGCTAGGTTGTGGGATGATATGGTGGAGAAGGGTCGCGTACCTAATGCATTTACTTATAATATGTTGATTGAAGGATTTTGTAAGGTTGGTAACGTGAAGGAGGGAATAAGGATTATATAA